Proteins encoded within one genomic window of Bacteroidia bacterium:
- the tmk gene encoding dTMP kinase, with protein MSKPKTPFIAIEGPDGVGKSTQIRLLSEHFQNKGVATRFIHFPRLNQGLFGAMIAKFLRGEFGSVESVHPQLVALLFSEDRKEFAPTITTWLQQGDCVLVDRYVYSNIAYQCAKIYEPTAKLALKNWILELEYGFNKIPKPDLTFYLDVPSKFTADSLRSKREGLDRIYLQGKDDIHEKDLNLQAAVRMEYENLVQTQTGFIRIVCYNGDGSMKTVEEIHQRILEQIDAFAK; from the coding sequence ATGTCAAAACCCAAAACACCATTTATTGCAATTGAAGGTCCTGATGGAGTGGGGAAGTCCACTCAAATTCGTTTGTTGTCTGAACACTTTCAAAATAAAGGTGTAGCAACACGTTTTATACATTTTCCACGTTTAAATCAAGGACTATTTGGTGCAATGATTGCAAAGTTTCTGAGAGGAGAATTCGGATCTGTTGAGTCAGTTCATCCCCAACTGGTTGCACTACTTTTTTCAGAAGATAGAAAAGAATTTGCACCCACAATTACAACATGGCTGCAGCAGGGTGATTGTGTGCTTGTTGATAGGTATGTATATTCCAATATTGCATATCAATGTGCTAAGATATATGAGCCCACAGCTAAACTCGCACTGAAGAACTGGATTTTAGAGTTGGAGTATGGATTTAATAAGATACCAAAACCGGATCTAACTTTCTATTTAGATGTGCCTTCTAAATTTACTGCAGATTCATTACGTAGTAAACGAGAAGGGCTTGACAGAATTTATCTTCAAGGCAAAGATGATATTCATGAAAAAGATTTGAATTTACAAGCAGCAGTGAGAATGGAGTATGAAAATTTAGTACAAACCCAGACCGGGTTTATACGCATTGTTTGTTACAATGGAGACGGTTCAATGAAAACTGTTGAAGAAATTCACCAAAGGATACTTGAACAGATTGATGCCTTTGCAAAATAG
- a CDS encoding mechanosensitive ion channel family protein — MFTNIDTTLGKLLINGLFIASILVLRAIVLHLYRRRKNIQGIDNFIVGINTISLIIISILLFFTFLQLVNIELKHFFTSISIIAAAIAILSKDYISNAINGMTLMFNSNIEIGDYVKIGEQKGKIINLSLMNVQLQSEEGDLVLIPNNIVLNNQIVNYTKGETRKAQVELPLPITMFEDIEKTEQVFRQSIIEFSHKANLNSFNMRIIDIQKDVVIVRLSIKLHETDWEIDKEIRKNWINKWAMLKQQLDK; from the coding sequence ATGTTTACCAATATTGATACTACACTGGGCAAATTGCTAATCAATGGATTGTTTATAGCATCTATACTTGTTTTGCGTGCTATCGTCCTGCACCTTTATAGGCGCAGAAAAAATATACAAGGGATAGACAATTTTATTGTGGGAATAAACACCATTTCCTTAATCATTATCTCAATTCTTCTGTTTTTTACATTTCTCCAACTTGTCAATATAGAGCTAAAGCACTTCTTTACATCAATTTCCATTATTGCTGCAGCAATAGCCATTTTGTCAAAGGATTATATCTCTAATGCAATTAATGGAATGACCTTGATGTTTAATTCCAATATTGAAATTGGTGATTATGTTAAAATTGGCGAGCAAAAAGGGAAAATAATTAACCTGAGCCTAATGAATGTACAGCTGCAAAGTGAAGAAGGCGACCTAGTATTAATCCCAAACAATATTGTTTTAAACAACCAAATCGTCAATTATACTAAGGGTGAAACACGTAAGGCACAAGTGGAACTCCCGTTGCCTATTACGATGTTTGAAGATATTGAAAAGACTGAACAAGTGTTTAGACAATCAATCATTGAATTTAGTCACAAAGCTAACCTGAACAGTTTTAATATGCGAATTATTGATATCCAGAAAGACGTTGTTATAGTGCGACTTTCTATCAAGTTGCATGAAACAGATTGGGAAATTGATAAGGAAATAAGAAAAAATTGGATTAATAAATGGGCAATGCTCAAACAACAATTAGATAAATAA
- a CDS encoding DNA gyrase/topoisomerase IV subunit A yields the protein MDSPDSDGGITHDKSHDGGVLPVAGLYENWFLDYASYVILERAVPDLNDGLKPVQRRILHAMKEMDDGRYNKVANVIGQTMQYHPHGDAAIGDAMVNLGQKELLIDTQGNWGDIRTGDGAAASRYIEARLTPFALEVLYNPQTTIWVNSYDGRKKEPLHFPVKFPLVLAQGVEGIAVGLSTKILPHNFRELCLASIDVLKGKKTHILPDFMTGGMADCSNYNSGMKGGKIRVRARIEQAEGKRLIIKEIPFGTTTGNIIDSIVKANDNGKIKIRKVVDNTAKDVEIEIQLMSGISPEMTIDALYAFTDCEVSISPNACVIYNDKPVFLSVDEMLEISTHKTVSLLEQELKIKLGDLNEKWHFSSLEKIFIEERIYRDIEECETWEDIIQTIDKGLEPFKPRLKREVTVEDITRLTEIRIKRISKFDSFKADELLKAIENQIEEVLYNLEHLVEFAIDYFDNLLKKYGKGKERKTEIRLFDNIEANVVAVANEKLYANFAEGFVGMGLKKDEYVTDCSDIDDIIAFRRDGKYQISKIADKLFMGKDLIHVDVFRKNDDRKVYNVVYSDGKSKVAFVKRFNVLSLIRDKEYDVTIGTPGSKILYFTANYNSEAEKIGVYLSSLAKAKNKFFEYNFADLAIKGRNSRGNMLTKHPIRKIEMTQKGISTERGRDIYYEIEIGRLNTDGRGEYLGSFTSEDRILAIFNDGSYELTDNELTNKYDGKEIVLLQKYHSIQPINVVHYDPTSKSVFVKRFKIETTTLGRRFIFISEERGAKLLVASTFDNPEIEYSYKNERGTKVTNTLLLADFIDVKGWKANGNKLTSEKLVSIKLLSPLVGTVTKQHSEAINEDESIIEEVDGDVEENVIIEKDTLETDKVETETIVKIDETQVEEKTDAAPQKNDKTNTDSKDSHQINKKTDSKQPENKEIKMSVIDTRNRNDDDNIDSFGQKSLFDL from the coding sequence ATGGATTCCCCTGATTCTGATGGGGGTATAACACATGACAAAAGTCATGATGGCGGTGTTTTGCCTGTTGCAGGATTATATGAAAATTGGTTTCTTGACTATGCCTCATATGTGATTTTAGAACGTGCAGTACCGGATTTGAATGATGGTTTAAAGCCTGTTCAACGCAGAATTCTGCATGCAATGAAGGAAATGGACGATGGAAGGTATAACAAAGTTGCCAATGTAATTGGGCAGACTATGCAGTATCATCCTCATGGTGATGCAGCCATTGGTGACGCCATGGTGAATTTAGGACAAAAGGAGCTGTTAATTGATACACAGGGAAATTGGGGCGACATCAGAACCGGAGATGGTGCTGCTGCATCGCGATACATTGAAGCAAGATTGACTCCTTTTGCCTTAGAAGTGTTGTATAATCCACAAACAACAATTTGGGTAAATTCCTATGACGGTCGAAAAAAAGAACCCCTTCATTTTCCTGTAAAATTTCCACTTGTATTGGCACAGGGCGTTGAGGGTATTGCCGTTGGGTTGTCAACCAAAATATTGCCACACAATTTTAGAGAGTTGTGCCTGGCTTCTATTGATGTACTCAAAGGTAAAAAGACTCATATACTGCCTGATTTTATGACCGGAGGAATGGCTGATTGTTCAAATTACAACAGCGGAATGAAAGGTGGAAAAATCAGAGTGAGAGCACGGATTGAACAAGCAGAAGGAAAGCGACTGATTATCAAAGAAATCCCTTTTGGTACTACGACCGGAAATATTATTGATTCCATTGTAAAGGCAAATGACAATGGCAAAATCAAAATCAGAAAGGTGGTTGATAATACCGCTAAAGATGTAGAGATTGAGATACAATTAATGTCTGGAATCAGCCCTGAAATGACGATTGATGCCTTATATGCTTTTACGGATTGCGAAGTTTCTATCTCACCCAATGCTTGTGTTATCTATAATGATAAACCTGTATTTCTGTCAGTCGATGAGATGTTGGAAATCAGTACTCATAAGACCGTAAGCCTTTTAGAACAAGAATTAAAAATTAAGTTGGGCGATCTGAATGAGAAATGGCATTTTAGTTCACTTGAAAAGATTTTTATTGAAGAAAGAATATACAGAGATATTGAAGAATGCGAAACTTGGGAAGATATCATACAAACCATTGACAAAGGATTAGAACCCTTTAAGCCCAGACTAAAAAGGGAAGTTACAGTTGAAGATATAACAAGATTAACTGAGATTAGAATTAAACGTATCTCAAAGTTTGACTCGTTTAAAGCGGATGAATTGCTCAAAGCTATTGAAAATCAAATAGAAGAAGTGTTGTACAATCTTGAGCATCTTGTTGAGTTTGCAATTGACTATTTTGACAATCTGTTAAAAAAATATGGCAAAGGGAAGGAACGAAAAACTGAAATAAGGTTGTTTGATAACATTGAAGCGAATGTAGTTGCTGTTGCCAACGAGAAGTTGTATGCAAATTTTGCAGAAGGTTTTGTAGGGATGGGTTTGAAAAAAGATGAATATGTTACCGATTGCTCAGACATTGATGATATCATAGCCTTTAGAAGAGATGGTAAATACCAAATAAGCAAAATTGCTGACAAACTGTTCATGGGAAAGGACTTGATTCATGTGGATGTGTTTAGAAAAAATGATGACCGCAAGGTGTACAATGTTGTTTATTCGGATGGTAAGAGCAAGGTTGCCTTTGTCAAAAGGTTCAATGTGTTAAGTCTGATTCGTGATAAAGAGTATGATGTTACAATTGGTACACCTGGTTCTAAAATTCTATATTTTACAGCCAACTACAACTCAGAAGCTGAAAAAATCGGGGTGTATTTGAGTTCATTGGCAAAAGCTAAAAATAAGTTTTTCGAATACAATTTTGCTGATTTAGCAATCAAAGGTCGCAATTCGCGTGGGAACATGTTGACTAAACATCCTATTAGAAAAATAGAAATGACCCAAAAAGGAATTTCAACTGAGCGCGGTCGTGATATTTATTATGAGATTGAAATAGGAAGACTGAATACAGACGGAAGAGGTGAATACTTAGGTTCTTTTACTTCAGAGGACAGAATTCTTGCGATTTTTAATGATGGCAGCTACGAGTTGACAGACAACGAACTCACAAATAAGTATGATGGTAAAGAGATTGTATTGCTCCAAAAGTATCATTCAATTCAACCAATCAATGTGGTTCATTACGATCCTACATCAAAATCTGTATTTGTAAAGAGATTTAAGATTGAAACGACAACTTTAGGTAGGAGATTTATCTTTATTAGCGAAGAAAGAGGTGCAAAGCTACTCGTAGCTTCCACTTTTGATAACCCGGAGATTGAATACAGCTATAAAAATGAAAGAGGAACTAAAGTTACAAATACGCTGTTGTTAGCTGATTTTATTGATGTGAAAGGCTGGAAAGCAAATGGAAACAAACTGACATCGGAAAAATTAGTAAGTATCAAATTGCTATCCCCATTGGTAGGAACTGTAACAAAGCAGCACAGTGAAGCAATAAACGAAGATGAATCAATCATAGAAGAAGTTGATGGAGATGTGGAAGAAAACGTAATCATAGAGAAAGATACCTTGGAGACTGATAAGGTAGAGACAGAAACAATTGTAAAGATTGACGAAACACAGGTTGAGGAAAAAACTGATGCTGCACCCCAAAAGAATGATAAAACAAATACTGACTCAAAGGATTCACATCAAATAAATAAGAAGACGGATTCAAAGCAGCCTGAAAACAAAGAGATTAAGATGTCTGTGATTGATACTCGTAACAGAAACGATGATGACAACATTGATAGTTTTGGACAAAAAAGCTTATTTGACTTATAA
- a CDS encoding type IIA DNA topoisomerase subunit B, whose product MAENPISYTEDNIKSLDWKEHIRLRPGMYIGKLGDGAAADDGIYVLIKEVVDNSIDEHMMGFGNKIEVSIAGSRVSVRDYGRGIPLGKVVDCVSKINTGGKYDSGAFQKSVGLNGVGTKAVNALSNYFLVQSFRDGKAKKAEFEKGVLVNDAPLEDTTQKNGTLVVFEPDNTIFRNFRYIPHFMEEQFWNYSFLNAGLTLVFNGQIFHSKRGLLDLLERKADMETLRYPILHFKGKDIEVAFSHGNQYGEEYYSFVNGQNTTQGGTHLSAFKEALVRTLRDFYKKDFDPSDVRSAIIGAIAVKVQEPVFESQTKTKLGSTEMYPGGNSLRVFINDFIKKELDDYLHKNPAVAEALLARIQQSERERKDMAGIRKLANQRAKKANVHNKKLRDCRIHFTDENKDERFESTLFITEGDSASGSITKSRNVETQAVFSLRGKPLNCYGLSKKVVYENEEFNLLQHALGIEEGIEFLRYNKIVIATDADVDGMHIRLLMMTFFLQFFPDLVKNGHVYILTTPLFRVRNKKETVYCYDETEKQTAISVLGSKPEITRFKGLGEISPDEFGMFIGSNMRLEPIILRKDTPIEKLLKYYMGKNTPDRQDFIIENLKVEKEDMFKEEKNTSKSLIVEENEVAA is encoded by the coding sequence ATGGCAGAGAACCCAATTTCATATACAGAAGACAATATCAAATCCTTAGACTGGAAGGAACATATCCGGCTGCGTCCGGGAATGTATATCGGTAAATTGGGTGATGGTGCTGCCGCTGATGACGGGATTTATGTGTTGATTAAAGAAGTAGTGGATAACTCAATTGATGAACACATGATGGGATTTGGAAACAAGATTGAAGTGAGTATTGCAGGAAGCCGAGTTTCCGTTCGCGACTATGGGCGCGGTATTCCTTTAGGCAAAGTTGTTGATTGTGTTTCTAAGATAAATACCGGAGGAAAGTATGATTCAGGTGCTTTTCAAAAATCAGTTGGACTGAATGGGGTGGGTACCAAAGCAGTGAATGCTCTTTCTAATTATTTTTTGGTACAGTCTTTTAGGGACGGGAAAGCCAAGAAAGCTGAATTTGAAAAAGGCGTTCTTGTGAATGATGCCCCACTTGAAGACACTACCCAAAAAAACGGAACGCTTGTCGTATTTGAACCGGACAATACTATTTTTAGAAATTTCCGTTATATCCCTCATTTTATGGAGGAGCAGTTCTGGAACTACAGTTTCTTGAATGCAGGTCTTACTTTAGTCTTTAACGGACAGATTTTTCATTCCAAAAGAGGTTTGTTGGATTTGTTGGAGCGAAAAGCAGATATGGAAACATTGCGTTATCCGATTTTGCATTTCAAAGGAAAAGATATTGAAGTTGCATTTTCGCATGGCAACCAATATGGTGAAGAGTATTATTCTTTTGTCAATGGGCAAAACACAACACAAGGCGGAACACATCTTTCTGCTTTTAAAGAAGCCTTGGTCAGAACATTGCGTGATTTTTATAAAAAGGATTTTGATCCATCCGATGTGCGTTCTGCGATCATTGGTGCAATTGCTGTAAAAGTGCAAGAACCGGTATTTGAAAGCCAAACTAAAACCAAGTTAGGTTCTACTGAAATGTATCCTGGTGGCAATTCATTGAGGGTTTTTATTAATGATTTTATAAAAAAGGAGTTAGATGATTATTTGCATAAAAACCCCGCAGTTGCAGAAGCTCTTCTGGCGCGAATTCAACAGTCTGAAAGAGAACGAAAGGATATGGCAGGTATTCGTAAACTTGCTAACCAAAGGGCAAAGAAAGCGAATGTACATAATAAGAAGTTGAGAGATTGCCGTATTCATTTTACAGATGAAAATAAAGATGAAAGGTTTGAATCCACTTTATTTATCACAGAAGGGGATTCGGCTTCAGGTTCGATTACTAAATCCAGAAATGTTGAGACCCAAGCAGTGTTTTCTCTTAGAGGTAAGCCCCTAAATTGTTATGGATTAAGTAAAAAAGTGGTTTACGAGAATGAAGAATTTAATCTATTGCAACATGCCTTAGGGATTGAAGAAGGAATTGAGTTTTTAAGATACAACAAGATAGTCATAGCAACCGATGCAGATGTGGACGGAATGCACATCCGACTTTTAATGATGACCTTTTTCTTGCAATTTTTCCCTGACCTTGTCAAAAATGGACATGTGTATATATTAACAACTCCATTGTTTAGAGTAAGAAACAAAAAAGAAACAGTGTATTGTTACGATGAAACAGAGAAGCAAACTGCAATTTCTGTTTTGGGTTCGAAGCCGGAGATTACACGTTTTAAAGGATTAGGAGAAATTTCTCCTGATGAGTTTGGAATGTTTATAGGAAGCAATATGCGTTTGGAGCCCATTATCTTGAGAAAGGATACGCCTATTGAGAAACTACTCAAATACTACATGGGTAAAAATACCCCGGATAGACAAGATTTTATTATCGAGAATTTGAAAGTAGAGAAAGAGGATATGTTTAAAGAAGAGAAAAATACATCCAAGTCATTGATAGTTGAAGAGAACGAAGTTGCAGCATAA
- a CDS encoding helix-turn-helix transcriptional regulator has product MNRIKEVLKEKGISQTWLAQKLDKSYNTINEYARNVRQPSIEDLYRIAKILDVNAKDLLKEE; this is encoded by the coding sequence ATGAACAGAATTAAAGAAGTTCTGAAAGAAAAAGGTATCTCACAAACTTGGCTTGCTCAAAAGCTGGACAAAAGCTACAACACGATAAACGAGTATGCCCGAAATGTGAGACAACCAAGCATTGAGGATTTGTATCGAATTGCAAAAATTTTGGATGTTAATGCCAAGGACTTATTGAAAGAAGAATAA